A region of the Serinicoccus profundi genome:
CGGGACTGCGTCCTCGGTGTCCTTGGTGACGGCCTTGGCATACCGCTCCAGCGTGCGCGACCCGGGGATGACCGACGCGTCGAGGAAGATCAGCACCTCGGCCCCGACCTCGATCGCCAGCTCCGCGGCGAGGTTGCGGGCGGCGGCGTAGGGCAGCGCCCGACGGTCGGTGTGGATGGGCTTGACGATGGTCTTCCAGCGGTCCGTGCCGAGCGGCAGCCGACCGCGGGTGAGGTCACGGTCGCCCATGGAGATCACGACGTGCAGCGAGGGAGGCAGGGAACCCACGGAGAGACCGTCGACCTGCGCCAGCAGATGGTCGTGATGCCCACGTGTCATGGTCAGGACAGCAACAGTCACGGGCACGCGCCGAAATATAGGCAGCGCGAGCACGGGGTCGCTACCCCCGAAAGGGTGGAACGCGACGGGGCGGGTGCGGCACTTCACCGCGCCACGCCGCCTGCCGCGGCGTAACGTGCTGGGCATGTCCGATGGAACTCCGCTCCGGGTCGCCCTCGTCAACGACTTCGAGGTCGTGGTGCGGGGGCTGCACGCGATGCTGGAGCCCTTCGGCGAGCGGATCAGCGTCGTCGAGCTCGGGGCCCAGGTCGATGTCGAGAGCTCGGTCGACCTCACGCTCTACGACACCTTCTCCGAGCCCCAGGTCGACGGCGAGGAGTTCGACGACGTCCTGGAGAGCGAGGACCCGGGGGCGATCGTGGTCTACACGTGGAACGTCGACCCGGCCCTGGTCGAGATCGCCCTGGCCAAGGGCTGCCGCGGCTACATCGGCAAGACGGTCAGCGGCGCCGAGCTCGTCACCGCCCTGGAGCGGGTGGCGGCCGGTGAGGTCGTCGTCGAGCCGGCCTCCAGTCGCCTGCCCACCCCCGAGCCGCACTCGCCCGGCGACTGGCCGGGGCGCGCCGAGGGACTGTCGGCCCGGGAGGCCGAGATCATCACCCTCATCACGCAGGGGCTGACCAACAACGACATCGCGCTGCGGACCTACCTGTCGATCAACTCGGTCAAGACCTACATCCGCACGGCCTACCGCAAGATGGGCGTGACCCGCCGGTCCCAGGCGGTGCGTTGGGGACTCGAGCACCGGATGACCCCCGACACCATGCGGGACGACGTCGAGGGCGAGGAGGCCATCTCGCCTCAGGCCGGGGCGTAGACGACGAGCGAGTACGGCCCGATGTCGAGCGTGCCGACGCCGTCCTGCGCGTCGACGTCGGGCGTCTGGTGGTCGCCGAAGAGCTGGCTGTAGGTCCGCGCGTCGCTGTTGAAGCGCACCCGCCACAGCCCGCCGGGCAGCTCCACCGGCCGCTGCACGGCGTGCGCCGAGAGGTTGATCGCGACCAGGGTGTGGTGCCCGTCGCCGGTCGAGCGG
Encoded here:
- a CDS encoding response regulator transcription factor → MSDGTPLRVALVNDFEVVVRGLHAMLEPFGERISVVELGAQVDVESSVDLTLYDTFSEPQVDGEEFDDVLESEDPGAIVVYTWNVDPALVEIALAKGCRGYIGKTVSGAELVTALERVAAGEVVVEPASSRLPTPEPHSPGDWPGRAEGLSAREAEIITLITQGLTNNDIALRTYLSINSVKTYIRTAYRKMGVTRRSQAVRWGLEHRMTPDTMRDDVEGEEAISPQAGA